In Heptranchias perlo isolate sHepPer1 unplaced genomic scaffold, sHepPer1.hap1 HAP1_SCAFFOLD_799, whole genome shotgun sequence, one DNA window encodes the following:
- the LOC137319287 gene encoding zinc finger protein 84-like, translating into MEKPWKCGDCGKGFNYPSELETHRHSHTGERPFTCSVCGKGFAQSSTLLTHQRVHSDERPFKCSDCEMRFKSKINLLIHQRTHTGERPFTCSVCGKGFTISSSLQTHQRVHTGERPFTCSVCGKGFTISSSLQTHQRVHTGERPFKCSDCEKRFKCKRNLLTHQCTHTGERPFSCSVCGKGFTQSSTLLTHQRVHTGESPFTCSVCGKGFTQSSVLLTHQRVHTGERPFTCSTCGNGYTRSSSLQTHQRVHSDERSFKCSDCEKRFKSKSNLLTHQRTHTGERPFICSVCGKGFTQSSELLTHQRVHTGERPFKCSDCEKRFKSKSNLLMHQRTHTGERPFICSVCGKGFTRSSHLLTHQPVHTNERPFKCSDCEKRFKSKIELLKHQRTHTGERPFICSVCGKGFTRSSELLTHQRVHTGERPFICTVCRKRFTQSSNLLTHQRVHTGERPFTCSVCGKRFTQSSHVLRHQRVHEMSRSNEPVCNTGQ; encoded by the coding sequence atggagaaaccgtggaaatgtggggactgtgggaagggattcaattacccttcagagctggaaactcatcgacacagtcacaccggggagaggccgttcacctgctccgtgtgtgggaagggattcgctcagtcatccaccctgctgacacaccagcgagttcactctgatgagagaccttttaaatgttctgactgtgagatgaggtttaaaagcaaaattaatctgctgatacaccaacgcactcacactggggagaggccattcacctgctccgtgtgtgggaagggattcactatttcatccagcctccagacacaccagcgagttcacactggggagaggccgttcacctgctccgtgtgtgggaagggattcactatttcatccagcctccagacacaccagcgagttcacactggggagaggccttttaaatgttctgactgtgagaaaaggtttaaatgcaaaaggaatctgctgacacaccaatgtacccacactggggagaggccgttctcctgctccgtgtgtgggaagggattcactcagtcatccaccctgctgacacaccagcgagttcacactggggagagcccgttcacctgctccgtgtgtgggaagggattcactcagtcatccgtcctcctgacacaccagcgagttcacacaggggagaggccgttcacctgctccacgtGTGGGAACGGATACACTCGGtcatccagcctccagacacaccagcgagttcactctgatgagagatcttttaaatgttctgactgtgagaagaggtttaaaagcaaaagtaatctgctgacacaccaacgcactcacactggggagagaccgttcatctgctctgtgtgtgggaagggattcactcagtcatctgagcttctgacacaccagcgagttcacactggggagaggccttttaaatgttctgactgtgagaagaggtttaaaagcaaaagtaatctgctgatgcaccaacgcactcacactggggagagaccgttcatctgctctgtgtgtgggaagggattcactcggtcatctcacctcctgacacaccagccagTTCACActaatgagagaccttttaaatgttctgactgtgagaagaggtttaaaagcaaaattgaactgctgaaacaccaacgcacccacactggggagaggccgttcatctgctctgtgtgtgggaagggattcactcggtcatctgagcttctgacacaccagcgagttcacactggggagaggccgttcatctgcaccgtgtgtaggaagagattcactcagtcatccaacctgctgacacaccagcgagttcacactggggagaggccgttcacctgctctgtgtgtgggaagagattcactcagtcatcacacgtgctgagacaccagcgagttcacgaaatgagcaggtccaacgagccggtctgtaacacaggccaatga